The proteins below come from a single Nitrospirota bacterium genomic window:
- a CDS encoding acyl-CoA/acyl-ACP dehydrogenase, which produces MQSLEIPPKLQNFVEMTRWLGKEHLRPLGIAADRQGHPHPPDHPFYKMIAEMGFMARRLDEETPVDDRSKEGKERWAIRTAVLSAEEGSFWDRGMAVSLPGPGLGGPPILQIGTPEQKERFLGIFRDKSKPRWGAFGMTEPGAGSDVARIATRCEKKGEGWVLNGEKSFCSNSPRADWVVVYATVDRTQGRAGHRAFVLEKGTPGFSTPKLEKKMGLVSYETATFSLSDCRIPGENLLGGEAAYQGNAGFVSAMKSFDMSRPIIAAMAVGIGRAAYEYARDFVKQNYMTGRPIPRYHRVLDRLATMKRRIEVAKLMCWKAAWMADLREPNTLMASMAKAYSAPVCLEACTFALEIVGEAGVSKDYLAEKLFRDAKAMDIVEGTGQIQRIVIARRLVDYPKAEQGG; this is translated from the coding sequence ATGCAATCGCTGGAGATTCCCCCCAAACTTCAGAACTTCGTCGAAATGACCCGCTGGCTCGGGAAGGAGCATCTTCGTCCGCTGGGAATCGCGGCGGATCGTCAGGGGCATCCGCATCCACCCGACCACCCGTTCTACAAGATGATCGCGGAAATGGGCTTCATGGCTAGGCGGCTCGACGAGGAAACGCCTGTTGACGATCGCTCGAAGGAAGGAAAAGAGCGCTGGGCCATCCGGACCGCCGTATTGAGCGCGGAGGAGGGCTCGTTTTGGGATCGAGGGATGGCGGTTTCGCTGCCGGGTCCGGGCCTTGGAGGACCTCCGATTCTGCAGATCGGGACGCCCGAGCAGAAGGAACGGTTTCTGGGAATCTTTCGCGACAAGTCGAAGCCCCGCTGGGGGGCGTTCGGCATGACCGAGCCGGGGGCCGGCTCCGATGTGGCCCGAATCGCCACGCGATGCGAGAAGAAGGGCGAGGGTTGGGTTCTGAACGGCGAGAAGTCTTTTTGCTCGAACTCGCCGCGGGCCGACTGGGTGGTCGTCTATGCGACCGTGGATCGAACTCAGGGCCGTGCGGGACATCGGGCGTTTGTGTTGGAGAAGGGGACGCCCGGTTTCAGCACGCCGAAATTGGAGAAGAAGATGGGGCTGGTGTCGTATGAGACGGCCACTTTCTCGCTCTCCGACTGCCGGATCCCGGGGGAGAACCTCCTGGGAGGCGAGGCGGCCTACCAAGGAAATGCAGGATTCGTCTCGGCCATGAAGTCGTTCGATATGTCCCGGCCCATCATCGCCGCCATGGCCGTAGGCATCGGGCGAGCGGCCTACGAGTACGCGCGAGATTTTGTGAAACAGAACTACATGACCGGAAGGCCGATTCCACGTTACCACCGCGTGTTGGACCGGTTGGCGACGATGAAACGCAGAATTGAAGTGGCCAAGCTCATGTGCTGGAAGGCGGCTTGGATGGCGGATCTGCGGGAGCCCAACACGCTCATGGCCTCGATGGCCAAGGCCTATTCGGCGCCCGTGTGTCTTGAGGCCTGCACGTTCGCTCTGGAAATCGTTGGCGAAGCCGGCGTTTCGAAGGACTATCTGGCGGAAAAGCTTTTCCGCGATGCCAAGGCCATGGATATCGTGGAAGGGACGGGACAGATCCAGCGGATCGTCATCGCGCGGCGGCTGGTGGACTATCCCAAAGCCGAACAAGGCGGCTGA
- a CDS encoding acyl--CoA ligase: MAKRRPNQEAISVLGKWSVTFREMEIDSSHLANVLIQRGLRKSDRVGVCFTNPEAPWHGVSYFGVQKAGGVVVPLNARLTPREMNELVEHSGARFILAGESAREVLRPFGERVLYLEAIRKDFGAASADQPRVSVAETDPAELIYTSGTTGTPKGVLASHANIVGKVSPAFEMLYGGRTFLNPLPIHTFAGAAYLVFCVRAGMHNIVMEKFDPHTYVDQLEKGGVTTCYAVSPMWLKILKEVPDLDRRDFSHMFSVSFGAAAMPPWAVTRIGELFPNAMIFNIYGLTEAGGAACMLLPGDHRVKPNSVGKPVGECEVRIVDDSGRDRPPGQPGEILMRMPGVKTREYFKDREATSRVWDGEGWTHTGDVGYLDADGYLFLVDRIKDIIIQGGNNVSTMEVEGILLEHPSVREAAVIGLAHDTLGEMVTAFVAVKGGKPVSEDELRSHLKDRLAAYKLPKRVVFVSELPRNPMGKVLKKELRQRYQGFEKSMGGSS; this comes from the coding sequence ATGGCGAAAAGGCGGCCGAATCAGGAGGCCATCAGCGTCCTGGGGAAGTGGAGCGTCACCTTCCGCGAAATGGAAATCGATTCTAGTCATCTGGCGAATGTTCTGATTCAGCGGGGACTTCGGAAATCGGATCGAGTGGGAGTCTGTTTCACCAATCCCGAGGCGCCGTGGCACGGGGTGAGTTACTTTGGAGTGCAGAAAGCGGGAGGAGTGGTCGTGCCCCTGAATGCCCGGCTGACCCCGCGGGAAATGAACGAGTTGGTCGAACACAGCGGGGCCCGATTCATTTTGGCAGGCGAGTCGGCGCGGGAGGTCCTGCGACCCTTCGGCGAGAGGGTTCTCTATCTGGAAGCGATCCGCAAGGACTTTGGCGCCGCATCCGCGGATCAGCCGCGGGTGAGTGTGGCCGAAACGGATCCCGCCGAACTGATCTACACATCGGGAACGACCGGTACTCCCAAAGGTGTTTTGGCGTCGCATGCGAACATCGTGGGGAAAGTGAGCCCGGCCTTCGAGATGCTTTATGGAGGGAGAACGTTCCTGAATCCGCTTCCCATCCATACCTTCGCGGGGGCAGCCTACCTCGTGTTCTGCGTAAGGGCCGGCATGCACAATATCGTGATGGAGAAGTTTGATCCGCACACCTACGTCGACCAACTGGAGAAGGGTGGTGTGACGACCTGTTATGCCGTATCGCCCATGTGGCTGAAAATCCTCAAGGAGGTGCCGGACCTGGACCGGCGGGATTTCTCACACATGTTTTCGGTCAGCTTTGGCGCCGCGGCCATGCCACCCTGGGCGGTCACGCGAATCGGCGAACTGTTCCCCAATGCGATGATTTTCAACATCTACGGGCTGACCGAGGCGGGCGGCGCCGCATGCATGCTTCTTCCGGGCGACCACCGCGTGAAGCCCAACTCCGTGGGGAAGCCGGTGGGCGAGTGCGAGGTGCGTATCGTCGATGACTCCGGTCGCGACCGGCCGCCGGGACAACCGGGCGAAATCCTGATGCGGATGCCGGGGGTCAAGACACGGGAGTATTTCAAGGATCGCGAGGCCACCTCGCGCGTGTGGGATGGCGAGGGATGGACGCACACGGGGGACGTAGGCTACTTGGATGCGGACGGCTACCTGTTTCTGGTGGATCGAATCAAAGACATCATCATCCAAGGCGGCAATAACGTGTCGACGATGGAAGTGGAAGGTATTCTGTTGGAACATCCCTCCGTTCGCGAGGCGGCCGTCATCGGTCTGGCCCACGATACACTGGGCGAAATGGTCACGGCTTTTGTGGCGGTCAAGGGCGGGAAGCCCGTGTCCGAGGATGAACTCCGATCTCATCTGAAGGACCGACTGGCTGCCTACAAGTTGCCGAAAAGGGTTGTCTTCGTTTCCGAGCTTCCCCGCAATCCGATGGGGAAGGTGCTGAAGAAGGAGCTGAGACAACGATATCAGGGGTTCGAGAAATCCATGGGAGGTTCATCATGA
- a CDS encoding PaaI family thioesterase codes for MEKGSEGERRYVHITKGCFGCGTENPAGLGLKPYHDSDGLIAEFTPKPQHRGFTAVVHGGIIASVLDEVITSAAAVKIDALVATVAMEVQFLSAMKLEGTYLVRGRYTGEKDKTHTAEGEITDSEGRLIARGRGKFLPLTPGRVERFLSNG; via the coding sequence ATGGAAAAGGGATCCGAGGGGGAGCGCCGGTACGTTCATATCACCAAGGGCTGCTTCGGCTGCGGCACGGAGAACCCAGCCGGCCTCGGACTCAAGCCGTATCACGACAGCGACGGCCTCATCGCCGAGTTCACCCCGAAACCGCAACACCGGGGTTTCACGGCCGTCGTCCATGGTGGGATCATCGCCTCGGTACTGGACGAGGTCATCACCTCTGCTGCGGCCGTGAAGATCGATGCCCTCGTAGCCACGGTGGCCATGGAGGTTCAGTTCCTTTCCGCCATGAAACTGGAAGGAACCTATTTGGTCAGAGGCCGCTACACGGGGGAGAAGGACAAGACCCACACGGCGGAGGGCGAGATCACCGATTCCGAGGGTCGCCTCATCGCGCGCGGCCGAGGAAAGTTCCTCCCCCTCACGCCGGGCCGCGTGGAGAGATTTTTGTCAAACGGGTGA
- a CDS encoding MerR family transcriptional regulator — MLQEERLKMSEIARRAAVAPSTIKFYMQQGLLPKPVKTSRNMAYYERSTVERVKLIKELQGKAFLPLHVVRRIMKNTPDLNDIRAYFHIFRGPVAGTRFEPVEEQKLLEEGHLSSEEIKRLARIGVVEPEARDGKRYYDADDAAIVRLLVKMRKAGFNPERGFKVEQLRMYKEALEPLARREVELAVRGVVGKMKVEDLIAVAGEIMSSANELIGVMHRKIVRKMLRSIRKEMEKMGQENAKEERHGR, encoded by the coding sequence ATGCTGCAAGAGGAGCGGCTCAAGATGAGCGAGATCGCCCGACGGGCCGCCGTCGCGCCGAGCACCATCAAATTCTACATGCAGCAGGGGCTGCTCCCGAAGCCCGTCAAGACAAGCCGGAACATGGCCTACTACGAGCGCAGCACGGTGGAGCGCGTGAAGCTCATCAAGGAACTTCAGGGGAAGGCCTTCCTGCCTCTTCACGTCGTGCGCAGGATCATGAAGAACACGCCTGACCTCAACGACATTCGCGCGTATTTCCATATTTTCCGGGGACCGGTGGCGGGCACCCGTTTCGAACCGGTGGAGGAGCAGAAACTCCTTGAGGAGGGACACCTTTCTTCGGAGGAGATCAAACGTCTTGCGCGGATCGGCGTGGTGGAGCCGGAGGCGCGGGATGGGAAGCGTTACTACGATGCCGACGACGCGGCGATCGTGCGGTTGCTGGTGAAAATGCGGAAGGCGGGCTTCAATCCGGAGCGAGGCTTCAAAGTGGAACAACTGCGCATGTACAAGGAAGCGCTCGAACCTCTGGCGCGGAGGGAGGTCGAGTTGGCCGTGCGGGGAGTCGTGGGCAAGATGAAGGTGGAGGATCTGATCGCCGTGGCGGGGGAGATCATGAGCAGCGCCAACGAACTCATCGGCGTCATGCATCGGAAGATCGTGCGGAAGATGTTGCGGTCGATCCGGAAGGAAATGGAGAAGATGGGTCAGGAGAACGCGAAGGAGGAACGACATGGCCGGTAG
- a CDS encoding zinc-binding dehydrogenase, producing the protein MPDLPKKAKAAVLAKPGQPIEIREFPLTPPGRDFLLVKIRRGNICGSDLHMFRGDAFGGMDLPFSFVMGHEMMGEVAAMGEGRERDFRGESLKVGDPVTFTYFRGCGTCTVCARGQEHACVYSLISVVSDCSEAPHFFGGFGEYYYVRPGQKVFKVPDGTPDYLVAGCNCALAQVIHGLTAVRVGYGDQVVIQGAGGLGLFATAVAKRMGAGKVIVIDGVKVRLDLAKEFGADEVVDMQEVPEAKLRTSMVKGLTNGGPDVCVEVVGRPEAVNEGIRMLQRGGRYLIMGSISPRLTFKADPSIWVGENLTLYGVSLYDPMALYHALEFVRKEKDRLPMKKMFAQTFPLEKINDAMAAADALTNQKTNALRIQLTMGGN; encoded by the coding sequence ATGCCTGATTTGCCCAAGAAAGCGAAAGCGGCCGTCCTGGCGAAACCCGGGCAGCCGATTGAAATCCGCGAATTCCCCCTCACGCCTCCGGGACGGGATTTCCTGCTCGTGAAAATTCGTCGTGGGAACATTTGCGGTTCCGATCTGCACATGTTTCGCGGGGACGCTTTCGGAGGTATGGACCTTCCGTTCAGTTTCGTCATGGGCCACGAGATGATGGGTGAAGTTGCGGCCATGGGCGAGGGACGGGAGCGCGATTTTCGGGGAGAGAGTCTGAAGGTTGGCGATCCGGTCACGTTTACGTATTTCCGCGGTTGTGGGACCTGCACGGTGTGTGCCCGGGGACAGGAGCACGCGTGTGTGTACAGCCTGATCTCCGTCGTGTCGGATTGTTCTGAAGCACCGCATTTCTTCGGCGGCTTCGGCGAGTACTACTACGTTCGGCCGGGGCAGAAAGTCTTCAAGGTTCCCGATGGCACTCCGGACTACCTGGTGGCCGGTTGCAATTGCGCTCTCGCACAGGTCATCCACGGGCTGACCGCCGTCCGTGTCGGCTACGGCGATCAGGTCGTGATTCAGGGGGCGGGCGGACTCGGCCTTTTCGCCACCGCCGTGGCGAAGCGCATGGGAGCCGGGAAGGTGATCGTGATCGACGGCGTCAAAGTCCGTCTCGATCTGGCCAAGGAATTCGGTGCGGATGAAGTGGTGGACATGCAGGAGGTTCCCGAAGCGAAACTGAGGACGTCCATGGTCAAGGGCCTCACGAACGGCGGCCCTGATGTCTGTGTGGAGGTCGTGGGCCGACCGGAGGCGGTGAACGAAGGGATCCGCATGCTCCAACGAGGGGGGCGGTACCTGATCATGGGAAGCATTTCGCCGCGACTCACGTTCAAGGCCGATCCTTCCATCTGGGTGGGCGAAAACCTTACGCTGTACGGCGTCTCACTCTACGACCCCATGGCGCTCTACCATGCCCTGGAGTTTGTGCGGAAGGAGAAAGACCGCCTGCCCATGAAGAAGATGTTTGCCCAGACCTTCCCCTTGGAAAAGATCAATGATGCGATGGCCGCGGCCGATGCGCTGACGAACCAGAAGACCAACGCTCTTCGAATTCAACTGACCATGGGGGGCAACTGA
- a CDS encoding thiolase family protein, producing MAGRGKRARKAAVAGVGMSAIAKHFKRPYKNEIEAVVFEALDDAGLKLTDVDGMVFTPPGIAGLSHAMHAHHMGHFFGRPLKVETMIENGGATAAQAFRHAIYEVRAGRCEVCVACAIDIRMEPSMDGSMDMAQFLMSTVTSLFSVYGPYDGLYGLGAPIPYYAMSAQRDMHETGVTREQLNWVPALLRENAIRIPKAMFHDPVKPEDVPASPMICPPLTLLDCSAFASGAAAAVVVAPHVAQRLKKRPVWVVGMGEWHDPSSFFSTTKPISTFESIRRAGREAFEQSRVKPKDMDVAEIYGVFSATELIILEDMGFFPRGKAWKAFADGSIGPDGKGVWVDPSGSRLSLGHPAAATPMMEVWGATKALRGELQTTRKDMDLALVHAEHGMLNGSSVFILEGGR from the coding sequence ATGGCCGGTAGGGGCAAGCGCGCGCGGAAGGCCGCCGTGGCGGGCGTCGGCATGAGCGCGATCGCCAAACATTTCAAGCGGCCCTACAAGAACGAAATCGAAGCCGTGGTGTTCGAGGCCCTGGACGACGCGGGGCTCAAGCTGACCGACGTGGATGGCATGGTGTTTACCCCGCCCGGCATCGCCGGGCTCAGCCACGCCATGCACGCCCATCACATGGGCCACTTCTTCGGCCGGCCGCTCAAAGTGGAGACGATGATCGAGAATGGCGGGGCGACGGCGGCCCAAGCGTTCCGTCACGCGATCTACGAGGTGAGGGCGGGACGCTGCGAGGTGTGCGTGGCCTGCGCCATCGATATCCGGATGGAACCCTCGATGGACGGCAGCATGGATATGGCCCAGTTCCTGATGTCGACGGTCACCTCGCTTTTTTCCGTGTACGGACCCTACGACGGATTGTATGGCTTGGGGGCGCCCATCCCGTACTATGCGATGTCCGCCCAGAGGGACATGCACGAAACGGGCGTCACCCGCGAGCAGCTTAACTGGGTACCGGCGCTGCTGCGCGAGAATGCGATTCGTATCCCCAAGGCGATGTTTCATGACCCGGTGAAACCCGAGGACGTGCCGGCATCCCCCATGATCTGCCCGCCGCTGACCCTCCTTGATTGCTCAGCGTTCGCTTCCGGAGCGGCGGCCGCCGTGGTGGTAGCCCCCCACGTGGCGCAAAGGTTGAAGAAGAGACCCGTCTGGGTTGTGGGCATGGGCGAGTGGCACGATCCTTCATCGTTCTTCTCCACCACGAAGCCCATTTCGACTTTTGAAAGCATCCGGCGGGCGGGCCGCGAAGCGTTCGAGCAGTCGAGAGTGAAACCCAAGGACATGGACGTGGCCGAAATATACGGCGTGTTCTCTGCTACGGAATTGATTATTCTTGAGGATATGGGATTTTTCCCGCGAGGCAAGGCGTGGAAGGCATTTGCCGACGGTTCGATCGGGCCGGACGGGAAGGGAGTGTGGGTGGACCCCTCGGGGTCGCGCCTTTCACTCGGTCATCCCGCCGCAGCCACCCCGATGATGGAGGTCTGGGGTGCGACCAAGGCCTTGCGCGGCGAATTGCAAACGACGAGAAAGGATATGGACCTAGCCCTCGTTCACGCAGAACATGGGATGCTGAACGGCTCATCGGTTTTTATTCTGGAAGGAGGGCGGTAG
- a CDS encoding alpha/beta fold hydrolase has product MPKLRVNGVEIHYRERGSGSPILFGHSLTLDGSMYDEATTRLSKQFRTIQVDFRGHGESEKVDADYSLEDITVDLSTLITRLGLKSVHYVGLSMGGMVGMRLALAHPGLIRALVLLDTSAEAEEKREEFEQWAEMTKDMEPNEQQVQAVLHLMVSPEFGSKPSPILETLKSRLLSNHVRGVYRASLAVIRRTDILSQLGRIRKPALVMVGDRDIATPPRHAEAIHRAIPGSEMVQVPGSGHLSILEQPAIVLPKIEAFLDKNRKELNHGIM; this is encoded by the coding sequence ATGCCGAAGCTCCGGGTCAACGGCGTTGAAATTCACTATCGGGAGCGTGGGAGCGGTTCGCCGATTTTGTTCGGCCATTCTCTGACCCTGGACGGTTCCATGTACGATGAGGCCACCACCCGGCTGTCGAAACAATTCCGGACGATCCAGGTGGATTTCCGCGGCCATGGCGAATCGGAAAAGGTGGATGCAGACTATTCGCTCGAAGACATCACGGTTGACCTCTCCACGCTGATCACCCGTCTGGGATTGAAGTCCGTTCACTATGTCGGCCTTTCCATGGGAGGCATGGTGGGCATGCGGCTGGCCCTCGCGCATCCGGGGCTGATTCGGGCGCTCGTCTTGCTGGATACCTCCGCAGAAGCGGAAGAGAAACGGGAGGAGTTCGAGCAGTGGGCCGAAATGACGAAGGACATGGAGCCGAACGAACAGCAAGTCCAAGCGGTGCTTCACTTGATGGTTTCGCCGGAATTCGGCTCGAAGCCGTCCCCGATTCTGGAAACACTGAAGTCAAGACTTCTGTCGAATCATGTGCGTGGCGTCTATCGAGCTTCGCTGGCCGTCATTCGACGAACCGACATCCTTTCGCAGCTCGGCCGAATTCGGAAGCCCGCTCTCGTCATGGTAGGCGATCGGGACATTGCCACTCCCCCACGCCATGCCGAGGCGATCCATCGTGCCATTCCGGGCTCGGAGATGGTGCAAGTGCCGGGGTCCGGCCACCTGTCCATCCTGGAACAGCCCGCGATCGTCCTCCCCAAGATCGAGGCGTTTCTCGATAAGAACCGAAAAGAATTGAATCATGGAATCATGTAG
- a CDS encoding acyl-CoA dehydrogenase family protein: MNFTQSDEQKMVVESAARFGASLRARLRETEKSGVSPDLVRQYEGLGFLGLAWPEKLGGSHMGWLTKMMALEEIAWGDAAAGLALDRVSWICASALDLGEPAERILARASKQGDGFVPSTYVDLDERLNLGQETVSGVIPYLPANRCDALFLIQGDRLVLLATGVKLEPTVPGALDALGSSRAEIQGRAEWVMNLQPAASLKLVGLWRLHVAAMLLGLSRAAYEYARQYCLDRIAFGKKVAHHQAVAFTLSDMAIAVEGARLLVHEAALNVDRGADSTFELHSAYLQAAECALFVSNYAVQFLASAGYVRDHPVEKWMREARALTLLLGGIDGAQADADRALALQIQAA; this comes from the coding sequence ATGAATTTCACTCAGTCGGATGAGCAGAAGATGGTGGTTGAGTCGGCTGCGAGATTTGGCGCGAGTCTGCGCGCCCGACTTAGGGAGACGGAAAAAAGCGGAGTCAGCCCGGATCTCGTGCGCCAGTACGAGGGTTTGGGGTTTCTTGGGCTTGCGTGGCCGGAGAAGCTGGGTGGTTCCCACATGGGATGGTTGACCAAGATGATGGCCCTTGAAGAAATTGCGTGGGGGGATGCCGCGGCTGGGCTGGCTCTGGATCGGGTTTCGTGGATCTGTGCCTCCGCTCTGGACTTGGGTGAGCCGGCAGAGCGAATCCTTGCCCGCGCTTCGAAACAGGGAGATGGTTTTGTACCTTCCACGTATGTGGACCTCGATGAGCGGCTGAACCTGGGGCAAGAAACGGTTTCAGGTGTCATTCCATATCTTCCCGCAAACCGTTGCGATGCGCTCTTCCTCATCCAGGGTGATCGGCTTGTCCTGCTGGCGACGGGCGTCAAGTTGGAACCCACCGTTCCCGGGGCCTTGGACGCCCTCGGCTCTTCGCGGGCGGAGATCCAGGGACGTGCGGAATGGGTGATGAATCTTCAGCCGGCCGCTTCACTGAAGCTGGTCGGACTGTGGCGGTTGCACGTCGCGGCCATGCTGCTCGGACTATCCCGGGCGGCCTACGAGTACGCCCGTCAGTATTGCCTTGATCGCATCGCGTTCGGAAAGAAAGTGGCGCACCACCAGGCCGTAGCGTTCACGCTGTCGGACATGGCCATTGCCGTAGAAGGTGCGAGACTCTTGGTCCATGAGGCGGCATTGAATGTGGACCGGGGTGCCGATTCGACCTTCGAGTTGCACTCGGCCTACCTCCAGGCCGCCGAGTGCGCGCTGTTCGTGTCGAACTACGCCGTTCAGTTCCTGGCCAGCGCGGGGTACGTGCGGGACCATCCGGTCGAGAAATGGATGCGGGAGGCGCGGGCGCTCACGCTTCTGCTTGGCGGAATCGACGGGGCGCAGGCCGACGCGGACCGGGCTCTCGCTCTCCAGATTCAGGCGGCATGA
- a CDS encoding LLM class flavin-dependent oxidoreductase yields MIRSGLFYLFETLGQISVNKAYRLAVDEAVYGEQLGFDAICPAEHHFGEHYGIMPQVELYLSWVAARTQKILLWPMVIVAPLADPIRLAENVAMLDQYSEGRMVFSVGSGYRGYEFTGWGRDIKNNAKMMREAIDVCVQAWTQEKVDFEGEFFKIHDLHICPQTFQKPHPPVYVTTTRDEQIVWAAERGYGIVPGAGFTPYEISHCYDIHADVAKKAGRNGSLTTKPFFKWIYVDEDDKRAKAVAQDYFIKTVMAFAHGGDYLFKTISKKIQDTWPSDKPLDQYGMEDMDFDKMTDISRTPLAYGDPKRVIDMLKPCVETGVNFFIGGFNMGVMPSEQVKRSMKLYAEKVMPYL; encoded by the coding sequence ATGATTCGTTCCGGACTGTTTTATCTGTTCGAAACACTCGGTCAGATTTCCGTGAACAAGGCCTACCGGCTGGCGGTGGATGAGGCGGTCTACGGCGAGCAGCTGGGATTCGATGCGATCTGTCCCGCCGAACATCATTTCGGCGAGCACTACGGCATCATGCCGCAAGTTGAACTGTACCTATCGTGGGTGGCCGCCCGCACACAAAAGATCCTCCTGTGGCCGATGGTTATCGTCGCTCCCCTGGCCGACCCGATCCGGCTGGCGGAGAACGTGGCCATGCTCGACCAGTATTCCGAGGGCCGGATGGTCTTCTCCGTGGGTTCCGGATATCGCGGCTACGAATTCACGGGCTGGGGGCGCGACATCAAGAACAACGCGAAGATGATGCGGGAGGCGATCGACGTGTGCGTTCAGGCGTGGACCCAGGAGAAGGTGGATTTCGAGGGTGAGTTCTTCAAGATCCACGATCTCCACATCTGTCCGCAGACTTTCCAGAAGCCGCATCCTCCGGTCTACGTCACCACCACCCGGGACGAACAGATCGTTTGGGCGGCGGAGCGAGGCTACGGAATTGTGCCGGGAGCCGGGTTCACTCCGTATGAGATCAGTCACTGCTACGACATCCATGCGGACGTCGCCAAGAAGGCGGGGCGCAACGGATCGCTCACGACGAAGCCCTTCTTCAAATGGATCTACGTGGATGAAGACGACAAGCGGGCGAAGGCGGTCGCCCAGGACTATTTCATCAAGACCGTGATGGCGTTCGCCCACGGAGGCGACTACCTGTTCAAGACCATCAGCAAGAAAATCCAGGACACGTGGCCTTCGGACAAACCGTTGGACCAGTACGGCATGGAGGACATGGACTTCGACAAAATGACGGATATTTCCCGGACGCCGCTGGCGTACGGTGATCCGAAGCGGGTCATCGACATGCTCAAGCCGTGCGTGGAGACCGGGGTTAATTTCTTTATCGGCGGGTTCAACATGGGCGTCATGCCTTCCGAGCAGGTCAAGAGATCCATGAAACTCTATGCCGAGAAGGTGATGCCGTATCTGTGA
- a CDS encoding OB-fold domain-containing protein: protein MDNPRDIIANLGKLGLDHYGDEATHTFFDHLRAREFKSTRCKKCAALHYPPRNFCPACGHRETEWVDLPRKAKLYAFSQQDRALRFMKPDVLGLVEIEGLGHILSKVDAPIESLSIGQDLELDFIEIEGGIVLHQFKPTRTA, encoded by the coding sequence GTGGACAACCCTCGCGACATCATCGCCAATTTGGGAAAGCTGGGACTCGATCACTACGGGGACGAGGCGACTCACACGTTCTTCGACCATCTCAGAGCACGGGAATTCAAATCCACGCGCTGCAAGAAGTGCGCTGCTCTTCACTATCCTCCGCGCAATTTCTGCCCGGCGTGCGGCCATCGCGAGACGGAATGGGTGGATCTTCCCAGGAAGGCCAAACTTTACGCCTTTTCACAGCAGGATCGGGCCTTGCGGTTCATGAAACCGGACGTCCTGGGTCTAGTGGAGATTGAGGGACTGGGCCACATCCTCTCAAAGGTCGACGCGCCGATCGAAAGTCTCTCCATCGGGCAGGATCTTGAACTCGATTTCATCGAGATCGAGGGCGGAATCGTCCTGCACCAATTCAAACCGACCCGGACCGCCTGA